A region of the Chloroflexota bacterium genome:
CAATATCAATCCAGTGCTTATTGAGGAGGCTATAACGCCGCGGACAAAGGCCATCATGCCGGTTCATATTTTCGGCAACCCTTGCGATATGCAAACCATTATGGCGGTCGCGCGGCGGCACAAGTTGGTTGTTATTGAAGATGCTTGTCAAGCCCACGGTGCGGAGGTGAACAGTCAGCGGGTCGGGACATTTGGTACCGGTTGCTTCTCTTTTTACCCCACCAAGAATATGACCACTGGTGAGGGTGGCATGGTCACCACTGACGATCCCGATCTGGCAGACCGGCTGCGCTTATTACGCAATCACGGCCAGCGTCGCCGGTATTACCATGAGGCTGTGGGCTATAATTTCCGCATGACCGAGATCCAGGCAGCCATTGGTTTGGTCCAACTGGGGAAATTGGATAGTTTCAATGAGCGGCGCATAGCCAATGCCGCCTACTTGGACCGGCATTTGCAAGGTGTGGTGAAACCCGTTGTGCGACCTGGTCACCGGCACGTTTACCATCAGTATACCATACGGGTGCCTGCCCCTCGAGAAAGGTGGATTCAAGGGCTGGCCGAACGCGGTGTGGGCACTATGATCTATTACCCGCTTCCGGTGCACAAGCAGCGCGTGTACCTTGAGATGGGCTACGAGGGCTCTTTTCCAGTGGCGGAGCAAGCCAGCGCGGAGGTGCTCTCCCTGCCTGTTCATCCAGCGCTGACATCTGATGACTTGGCCACCATCGTACGAGCCGTGGAGGAATTACTATGATCAACGCAGCGGTCATTGGTGTGGGCATGATGGGGCGTAACCACGCTCGAGTGTACGCAGAACTGGAGGATGTTAATCTGCTCGCCGTCGCCGACACAGACTTGGAAGCGGCCCAGCGGGTAGCACGTACCTACCGTGCTCGTGCTTATCAGGATTACCGCGAGATGCTTGACACTGAAAAGCCAGACATCGTCTCCGTGGCTGTGCCCACTCATTTGCACCGCCTGGTGGCGACAGACGTGATCGCCCGCGGCATGCATGTATTCTTGGAGAAACCCATCGCTACGGCGGTGGAGGATGGTCAGGCGATTATTGACGCTGCCAAGGAGCACGGCATTACATTGGGCGTTGGACATATCGAGCGCTTTAATCCCGCGATTCTGGCCCTCAAAGAGCGGCTCGATGATGGGCAACTGGGGCGTATTTTCCAGATCCATGCCCGACGCGTGGGTCCTTTTCCGCCCCGGGTCTCAGATGTGGGCGTGGTGATTGACCTGGCTACCCATGAACTCAATATTATGGAATATCTGACTGGGTCACGGGCAGAGAGCGTGTACGCCGAGACGGAGCGTAAGATACACGTTGCCCACGAGGACTTGCTTACGGGCATCATCAAATTCCGCGATGGTTGCGTGGGCATCCTGGATATCAACTGGCTGACGCCCGCCAAGATACGCGAACTCTCCCTGATCGGCGAGAAAGGCATGTTTTTGGTCAACTACCTCACTCAGGATCTCTATTTTTATGAGAACGACTACCTGAATGGAAACTGGGAAGGGCTGGTAGCCATCATGGGGGTGAGCGAGGGGCGCAGGATTCGACATAACATTCGACGGGTGGAGCCGTTGAGAGCCGAATTAGAGGATTTCGTGCGCTCTGTGGTGGAAGGCAGGCCTCCGCTGGTGGGTGGGGAGGAGGCGTTGCGCGCTGTACTCTTAGCCCAGGCATTGCTCTGCTCCGGACGAGAGCACCGAGTAGTGTTCCTGGATTGACGCTTTGTATGACCGTGTGAACCTGTGCGTGGACTGCTGCACCCCGATGAGCGGGGCTGGAGGTGCCAACATCCCCATTTGCTCCACCCGTATCCCTCTGCTCCGTTCTCCGTCTGATAAGATGAAGTCTAAACCAAGTGGAGGAGGCTTGAACACTGCATGCGTGTTGGGATAAAAGAGCGAAAGCAGATTGTGGCTGTGGTGCTGGCTGTCTTTGGTGTGATGCTTTTGGCTATGGTAATACCGGGGCCCGTCTTGGCCCGGGTGCCACCGGAATTCGTACCGACGAACGGCATCTATATCCAGTACGACGATCCCTCTCATGGTCTTGACCCTGGCCTTTATCCA
Encoded here:
- a CDS encoding DegT/DnrJ/EryC1/StrS family aminotransferase produces the protein MIPIAQPLLGREEEEAVLEVLRSGQLAQGPRVEAFERSFAEWLGVKYAVATSSGTAALHIALLAHGIGPGDEVITSPFTFIASANAILFCGARPVFVDIEPDTYNINPVLIEEAITPRTKAIMPVHIFGNPCDMQTIMAVARRHKLVVIEDACQAHGAEVNSQRVGTFGTGCFSFYPTKNMTTGEGGMVTTDDPDLADRLRLLRNHGQRRRYYHEAVGYNFRMTEIQAAIGLVQLGKLDSFNERRIANAAYLDRHLQGVVKPVVRPGHRHVYHQYTIRVPAPRERWIQGLAERGVGTMIYYPLPVHKQRVYLEMGYEGSFPVAEQASAEVLSLPVHPALTSDDLATIVRAVEELL
- a CDS encoding Gfo/Idh/MocA family oxidoreductase, which codes for MINAAVIGVGMMGRNHARVYAELEDVNLLAVADTDLEAAQRVARTYRARAYQDYREMLDTEKPDIVSVAVPTHLHRLVATDVIARGMHVFLEKPIATAVEDGQAIIDAAKEHGITLGVGHIERFNPAILALKERLDDGQLGRIFQIHARRVGPFPPRVSDVGVVIDLATHELNIMEYLTGSRAESVYAETERKIHVAHEDLLTGIIKFRDGCVGILDINWLTPAKIRELSLIGEKGMFLVNYLTQDLYFYENDYLNGNWEGLVAIMGVSEGRRIRHNIRRVEPLRAELEDFVRSVVEGRPPLVGGEEALRAVLLAQALLCSGREHRVVFLD